The Brevinema andersonii genomic sequence TCTTCTAAAAAACGTCTGGAGATTCCTCGATAAGCAGAAGTAGTATCAGTGTATTTAAAGCCTCCCATAGCACTAATCCATGGTGCATGGATATATTTAACAGCCAAAAACCGAGACAAAGGAGTGTTTTTATGAACTCCTCCAGAAATAAACCTAGATCCTTGAATGAAATCTTGACCTTCTTTTAATTTTTTAATAAAGCCAGGAATGGCATCAGTATTGTCTTTGTTATTTCCATCAATTGTGACAATACCTTTATACCCGCGTTTCAGAATAAAATCAAATCCCATTCTAAATTGAGCTCCTTGCTTTCCAGGACTTGTTTTGATTAGTATAGTATTGATATTCATTGATTTCAAGAAATTATGTTCCGTACTTCCATCCGTAGAGTTTCCATCAAAAATAATGATATCTGCTATGTTATGA encodes the following:
- a CDS encoding glycosyltransferase family 2 protein, with protein sequence MKQIPSYDIFEFSPKKHEYCVGIPLLNEGEKIKKELQTMLEQRIHNIADIIIFDGNSTDGSTEHNFLKSMNINTILIKTSPGKQGAQFRMGFDFILKRGYKGIVTIDGNNKDNTDAIPGFIKKLKEGQDFIQGSRFISGGVHKNTPLSRFLAVKYIHAPWISAMGGFKYTDTTSAYRGISRRFLEDKNLAIFRDIFDGYELLFYMSVMAPKLGYKTCEIPVSRIYLPKGKIPTKITMSGNFKIIHELWKIQTGFYNIKRGKV